In one Amyelois transitella isolate CPQ chromosome 22, ilAmyTran1.1, whole genome shotgun sequence genomic region, the following are encoded:
- the LOC106133199 gene encoding putative odorant receptor 85e — MFFRKKPKQNTTINTEKITNYTHFLEIPLKIVGCWDWYPEPRSEYQIILNNVYICMVLFVLTNIPMTLFVNLYIEWAGMMDSLDELADCMPSLVSIAIVCYFVVNRKKMYDLIGFMNNNFEYYSANGLTNMTMLRCYKTAKNFAYFYTACTMFSVTLYVIPEIVNLWKKLPLQNRIYADVTRSPFLEFAFIRQCLGQAFIGLAMGQLGVFFASNAILLCGQLDLLCCSVRNARFSALLQGGTLHTAIAKSHADILDDELHHYIYNTAEMTPSENHYGRKMQSHFVDKMSNFDIYSNKYDKATVDALRDCARVCQIINVYKDKFEQFVSPLLALRVIQVTLYLCTLLYAATLQFDMVTVEYLAAVALDIFVYCYYGNQIILQADRVSTAAYQGMWHTMGVRPRRMLLNILLANRRQTIVRAGRFLPMDLHTFVVIIKTSFSYYTLLVNVNENHD, encoded by the exons ATGTTCTTCAGAAAAAAACCTAAGCAAAATACGACGATCAACACCGAAAAGATAACAAATTACACCCATTTCTTAGAGATCCCTTTAAAAATCGTGGGTTGTTGGGACTGGTATCCAGAACCGAGGTCTGAATATCAAATAATCTTGAATAATGTCTACATCTGCATGGTTTTGTTCGTTCTCACGAACATTCCGATGACTTTATTCGTTAATTTGTACATTGAATGGGCAGGGATGATGGATAGCTTAGATGAATTAGCTGATTGCATGCCTTCTCTTGTTTCGATAGCAATAGTCTGTTATTTCGTGGTGAATAGAAAGAAGATGTACGATTTGATTGGGTTTATgaacaataattttgaatattactCGGCGAACGGCTTGACTAACATGACGATGCTGCGATGCTACAAGACAGCGAAGAATTTCGCTTATTTTTACACAGCTTGCACCATGTTCAGCGTCACATTGTATGTTATACCGGAGATTGTTAACT tgtGGAAGAAGCTGCCTCTTCAAAACAGGATTTACGCCGACGTAACAAGATCCCCATTCCTGGAATTCGCGTTTATTCGTCAGTGCCTGGGGCAAGCTTTCATCGGGCTCGCTATGGGACAGTTAG GCGTGTTCTTCGCCTCGAACGCCATCTTGCTCTGTGGCCAACTCGACCTCCTCTGCTGCTCAGTCCGCAACGCGCGGTTCTCCGCGCTCTTGCAAGGCGGAACTCTTCACACGGCCATAGCAAAGTCGCATGCAGACATCTTGGATGATGAGCTGCATCACTACATTTATAATACGGCGGAGATGACGCCGTCGGAGAACCATTATGGGAGAAAGAtg CAATCACATTTTGTGGATAAAATGTCGAATTTTG ATATCTACAGCAACAAATATGACAAGGCGACAGTGGACGCGCTTCGAGACTGCGCACGCGTCTGTCAGATAATCAACGTTTACAAAGACAAGTTCGAGCAATTCGTGTCACCGCTTCTGGCCCTGCGCGTGATACAAGTCACCTTATATTTGTGTACACTGTTGTATGCAGCTACATTG CAGTTCGACATGGTGACGGTAGAATACTTGGCAGCTGTTGCTCTCGACATATTCGTGTATTGCTATTATGGAAACCAAATTATATTACAG GCCGATCGCGTATCAACCGCAGCATACCAAGGCATGTGGCACACGATGGGTGTGCGTCCCAGGCGCATGTTGCTTAACATCTTGCTCGCCAACAGACGCCAGACTATAGTCCGTGCTGGCAGGTTTCTCCCCATGGACTTGCACACATTTGTTGTT
- the LOC106133237 gene encoding coiled-coil domain-containing protein 42 homolog has product MKKVMKDLAPIALPHGPPVECAEEYYKSLMESANMVKKYPVWDVARPTPQVLMEQARRDLMDADEKLALKRVEEQKNRVIMDAKWEELRQKEMMLKESFISFNKFIRENQEKRERAERKMAADAEVLERKTRETDAMRERVLEMEEVKALMEKQVKDYTIYEDYLMAVVHSHPEFKQPLDVLNRYEALAAAKSTLAERQERDLEMLENARQEIANLTEEKKLFIMGLNNTLANLRWRYDKVRNRVIKWELALNRLKETAARRHVELCHVKSAIWSLYTKICKQKGLTIDVKPSDFEQQLVVIMRALLELRRIYRIAAKRSKEKDASSMGTQ; this is encoded by the exons ATGAAGAAAGTAATGAAGGATCTTGCTCCAATCGCTCTCCCGCATGGGCCGCCGGTGGAATGTGCCGAGGAATACTATAAATCGTTGATGGAAAGCGCCAATATGGTGAA AAAATACCCAGTATGGGACGTCGCCCGCCCCACGCCCCAAGTCCTGATGGAGCAGGCACGTCGAGACCTGATGGATGCAGACGAGAAACTGGCGCTGAAGCGGGTTGAGGAGCAAAAGAACCGCGTCATTATGGACGCGAAGTGGGAGGAGCTGCGTCAGAAAGAGATGATGTTAAAGGAGTCGTTTATTAGCTTCAACAAG TTCATCAGAGAAAACCAAGAGAAACGCGAACGCGCCGAGCGTAAAATGGCGGCGGACGCTGAAGTATTAGAGAGGAAGACCAGGGAGACGGACGCGATGAGGGAGAGGGTACTGGAGATGGAGGAAGTCAAGGCTCTAATGGAGAAACAAGTCAAGGATTATACTATATACGAG GATTACCTGATGGCAGTCGTCCACAGTCACCCGGAGTTTAAGCAACCCCTTGATGTATTGAATCGCTACGAGGCTTTAG CTGCTGCTAAGAGCACGTTGGCTGAGAGACAGGAACGAGACTTGGAGATGCTGGAGAATGCTCGCCAGGAGATCGCGAATCTCACCGAGGAGAAGAAGCTCTTCATCATGGGGCTGAACAACACGCTGGCCAATTTGAGG TGGCGTTACGACAAAGTCCGAAACCGGGTTATAAAATGGGAATTGGCCTTGAACCGGCTGAAAGAGACTGCTGCGAGGCGCCATGTGGAACTCTGTCACGTTAAATCAGCCATTTGGAGTTTATACACGAAGATCTGTAAGCAGAAAGGGCTGACTATTGATGTGAAGCCGTCGGACTTCGAACAGCAATTAGTGGTGATCATGAGGGCTTTGTTAGAGCTGAGAAGGATCTACAGGATTGCTGCCAAAAGATCTAAGGAGAA agACGCGTCATCCATGGGTACCCAATGA